One stretch of Holophagaceae bacterium DNA includes these proteins:
- a CDS encoding adenylosuccinate synthase, whose protein sequence is MSRASENLAVLGLQWGDEGKGKLVDLLAPKYRHVVRFQGGNNAGHTVVVDGQTIALHQVPSGALHPECFLVVGSGVVLNLDVFQQELSRLRDRGVHVTDRLLISDKAHIILPHHIALDVWREERATKLGAKIGTTGRGIGPAYEMKAARMGVRMGDLKHPEVLADRVRPGYDEVRLRLGEGAEMPSVEAIVANLLKAVEPLLHCIGNAQSHLQTACSKGEPILFEGAQATMLDLDHGTYPYVTSSNCSLGGLFTGTGLPPKALHRILGVAKAYTTRVGAGPMVSELLNPLGDRIREAGREYGTTTGRPRRCGWFDAPITAHACRTNGVDGLAVMKLDVLDELDEVGIVVAYRDAHGTLTDRLPSCAAEWAGLSPEIRMFKGWSKPTRGITDHRQLPAEAQSYLDALAEAVETPIAYLSTGPDRAEGCIYPGTFLEPLLG, encoded by the coding sequence ATGAGCAGAGCGTCGGAAAACCTCGCGGTCCTCGGCCTGCAGTGGGGTGACGAGGGCAAAGGAAAGCTGGTGGATCTGCTGGCTCCGAAGTACCGCCATGTGGTGCGGTTCCAGGGCGGCAACAACGCCGGCCACACCGTGGTGGTGGACGGCCAGACCATCGCGCTGCATCAGGTCCCCTCCGGGGCCCTGCATCCGGAATGCTTCCTGGTGGTGGGCTCCGGCGTGGTGCTCAACCTGGATGTGTTCCAGCAGGAACTTTCGCGGCTCCGCGACCGGGGCGTCCACGTCACGGACCGCCTGCTGATCTCCGACAAAGCGCACATCATCCTGCCCCACCACATCGCCCTGGATGTCTGGCGCGAAGAACGCGCCACCAAGCTCGGAGCCAAAATCGGAACCACCGGGCGCGGCATCGGCCCGGCCTACGAGATGAAGGCGGCCCGCATGGGCGTGCGCATGGGCGATCTCAAACATCCCGAAGTCCTCGCGGACCGCGTCCGCCCGGGCTACGACGAAGTGAGGCTCCGATTGGGGGAAGGCGCCGAAATGCCTTCGGTGGAAGCCATCGTGGCCAACCTGTTGAAGGCCGTCGAGCCGCTGCTCCACTGCATCGGGAATGCCCAATCGCATCTGCAAACGGCCTGCTCCAAGGGCGAACCGATCCTCTTCGAAGGCGCCCAGGCCACCATGCTGGATCTGGATCACGGCACCTATCCCTACGTCACCTCCTCCAACTGCAGCCTGGGCGGCCTGTTCACGGGCACCGGCCTTCCGCCCAAAGCGCTGCATCGCATCCTGGGCGTGGCCAAGGCCTACACCACGCGCGTGGGCGCCGGCCCCATGGTTTCGGAATTGCTGAACCCCCTCGGGGACCGGATCCGCGAAGCCGGCCGCGAGTACGGCACCACCACCGGCCGCCCCCGGCGCTGTGGCTGGTTCGACGCGCCCATCACGGCCCATGCCTGCCGCACCAACGGCGTGGATGGCCTCGCGGTCATGAAGCTCGACGTGCTGGACGAATTGGATGAGGTCGGCATCGTGGTGGCCTACCGGGATGCCCATGGCACCCTGACGGACCGACTTCCCTCCTGCGCCGCCGAGTGGGCCGGCCTGAGCCCCGAGATCCGGATGTTCAAGGGCTGGAGCAAGCCCACCCGCGGCATCACGGACCACCGCCAACTCCCCGCCGAAGCCCAGAGCTATCTCGACGCCCTGGCCGAGGCCGTGGAGACGCCCATCGCCTACCTGAGCACCGGGCCCGACCGCGCCGAAGGTTGCATCTACCCAGGCACCTTTCTAGAGCCCTTGCTGGGCTGA